Proteins from a single region of Pyrus communis chromosome 6, drPyrComm1.1, whole genome shotgun sequence:
- the LOC137738433 gene encoding uncharacterized protein, with amino-acid sequence MSQSILAPFQLLELNVISAQDLAPMSRSMRTYAVAWVHPDRKLSTRVDTSGHNNPTWNDKFVFRVDEDFLHEDTSAVMIEIYALHWFKDVHVGTVRILVGNLIPTPAKPHHHHPQVGMRFVALQVRRPSGRPQGILNIGVALLHSSMRSMPLYSQLSASAVGYKTLMGEDDAPRSTKTHHTGSQMTTYSKPELRRTKSDSSSMFGSELREKEFRFKGKTEKATSVVNSSDVNARKSKKGRGSKASSLVGGSSDIIYRKGKKGKASSVVSASDVSYRKGKASSMLSASDVGPPKSRKDKKGKPSSALSASDVGTQDPPKNDSSSNEKPASSVLSASEAEEPPRKMPASHKPSPKFTLVDNFGATPARRSALPAGKSPFQRLQSPYDAYATPRKSNLMAVPFLTESELGPSPSEVAAAIAKERVDQDNESSVVVGAWNEDDSVEGLQSKLERWRTELPPVYDRGEFSSFKSSETRHTRRHSDGSNGLFSCFSNICGIECSIVCGSGDQEKPQRKNGSKNGGRVHRSPSVGDLSYV; translated from the coding sequence ATGTCCCAATCAATCTTAGCTCCATTCCAGCTTTTGGAACTCAACGTGATATCAGCGCAGGACCTTGCGCCCATGTCGCGTTCCATGCGCACATACGCCGTTGCATGGGTGCACCCGGATCGAAAACTCTCAACACGGGTGGACACCTCAGGCCACAACAACCCTACATGGAACGACAAGTTTGTGTTCCGGGTCGACGAGGACTTCTTGCATGAAGACACATCCGCGGTCATGATCGAGATCTACGCCCTGCATTGGTTCAAGGATGTTCACGTGGGAACCGTCCGTATCTTGGTTGGTAACCTTATTCCAACCCCGGCAAagccccaccaccaccatcctcAAGTGGGCATGCGTTTCGTGGCGCTCCAGGTGCGCCGCCCCTCGGGTCGGCCGCAGGGGATTCTAAACATCGGCGTGGCGCTGCTTCATAGCTCTATGCGGAGCATGCCTTTGTATTCCCAACTCAGCGCCTCAGCAGTTGGATATAAAACTTTGATGGGCGAGGACGACGCGCCGCGCAGCACCAAAACCCACCACACCGGAAGCCAAATGACAACGTATTCGAAGCCCGAGCTGAGGCGCACCAAGAGCGACTCCAGCTCAATGTTCGGGTCAGAGCTGAGAGAAAAGGAATTCAGATTCAAGGGTAAAACGGAAAAAGCAACGTCCGTGGTTAACTCATCAGACGTCAACGCTAGAAAAAGCAAGAAGGGTCGCGGTTCCAAGGCGAGCTCGTTGGTTGGCGGCTCATCAGATATAATTTACAGGAAGGGCAAAAAGGGAAAAGCAAGTTCTGTAGTCAGCGCGTCGGATGTTAGTTACCGAAAGGGGAAGGCGAGCTCCATGCTCAGTGCCTCCGATGTGGGCCCACCAAAGAGTCGGAAAGACAAAAAAGGGAAGCCAAGCTCCGCACTGAGCGCCTCCGATGTCGGCACGCAGGACCCACCGAAGAACGATAGCAGTAGCAACGAGAAACCGGCCAGCTCCGTCCTCAGCGCCTCTGAAGCTGAAGAACCACCGAGAAAGATGCCTGCCAGTCACAAGCCCTCCCCGAAATTCACCCTGGTGGACAATTTTGGTGCTACACCCGCTCGGAGGTCGGCTCTGCCAGCTGGCAAGTCGCCATTCCAGAGGCTGCAGTCGCCCTACGACGCGTACGCGACGCCAAGAAAGTCGAACCTCATGGCTGTACCGTTCCTAACGGAGTCGGAGCTGGGGCCGTCGCCGTCGGAGGTGGCTGCGGCGATCGCAAAGGAGCGAGTGGACCAGGACAACGAGAGCTCGGTTGTGGTGGGCGCGTGGAACGAGGACGACAGCGTGGAGGGGTTGCAGTCGAAGCTCGAGCGGTGGCGGACGGAGCTCCCTCCAGTGTATGATAGGGGAGAGTTTTCGAGCTTTAAATCCAGTGAAACGCGCCACACACGGCGACACAGCGATGGGAGCAATGGGCTATTCTCTTGCTTTAGTAACATATGTGGAATCGAGTGCTCCATTGTATGCGGGTCGGGTGACCAAGAAAAACCTCAAAGGAAGAACGGGAGTAAGAATGGTGGGCGGGTCCATCGGAGTCCATCAGTAGGAGATCTAAGCTACGTATGA
- the LOC137736096 gene encoding uncharacterized protein, whose translation MLETAPSFSIFNEASEFRDEMIPRQDSKQEPLGRTTTVGDSTDVTWGGGLSFEKMGLIEEKEEEEGLKAIWTLRIDEEVKRPASPPLYLATGVGVGGAGSGCDAWDNDLTTEIVDASDNPKEYYKRMVDEYPCHPLFLRKYGQALKAKGDFDGAEDFCFRATLANPGDGEALCQYATLVWQLHRDQDKAVSYFERAAQASPHDRYHFID comes from the exons ATGCTGGAAACAGCTCCTTCTTTTTCGATATTTAACGAAGCAAGTGAGTTTCGTGATGAAATGATTCCGAGGCAGGATTCGAAACAAGAACCACTGGGGAGGACTACTACAGTAGGAGATAGCACAGACGTGACCTGGGGTGGAGGCTTGAGCTTTGAGAAGATGGGATTGATTgaggagaaagaggaagaggaaggttTGAAGGCGATCTGGACTTTGCGCATTGATGAAGAAGTAAAAAGACCTGCCAGTCCTCCCTTGTATCTTGCAACAGGGGTTGGGGTTGGTGGTGCTGGTTCTGGTTGTGATGCTTGGGATAATGATTTAACTACTGAAATTGTCGATGCGAGCGACAATCCCAAAGAGTATTATAAGAGGATGGTTGATGAATATCCCTGCCACCCTTTGTTCCTCAGGAAGTATGGTCAAGCTTTGAAG GCTAAGGGAGATTTCGATGGAGCTGAAGATTTCTGTTTCCGTGCTACACTAGCGAATCCTGGAGATGGTGAGGCTTTATGTCAATATGCCACGCTGGTTTGGCAGCTTCATCGTGACCAAGATAAAGCCGTGAGTTACTTTGAACGTGCAGCTCAGGCTAGTCCTCACGACAGGTACCATTTTATTGATTAA
- the LOC137737487 gene encoding nuclear transport factor 2-like produces MATPYAFPVTAAQVGTYFVTQYYQVLQQQPDFVHQFYSEASTMVRADGNSRATAVAMQQIHDLVMSLNLTGFEINKANSLESWNGGVLVLVEGYLEMKTFTGRRKFAQTFFLAPQERGFFVLNDIFHFVDEEPIHQHPAVLLAQNNLNAKLSAPATIPHPVANYYLGEEIQTRDFVAPAVKENGPVESYGFAEQQLQQVVETENLLDDGAVEQSNGSLQSTPNTVQDHLHASVEEPIGEPQKQTYASILRVAKGQPVPSVTPHHSSNKSAPMASEWNHYPQSSAQQPISPSNTFERPVEETADEVAAPEDEGEIKSVYVRNLPTTVSPSEVEEEFVNFGKLKQPEGVVIRSRKDVGVCYAFVEFEDITGVQNAVKAGSVQIAGQQVYIEERRPNSNIPSRVGRRGRGRGSYQAEVPRGRFGSRGFRRGGGYDGGDQEYSRPRGNGYYRSSPRQDTGNSGYQSSRSGQNSSEFTK; encoded by the exons ATGGCCACCCCCTATGCCTTTCCCGTCACTGCTGCTCAG GTTGGGACGTACTTTGTGACACAGTACTACCAAGTGCTTCAGCAGCAGCCGGACTTCGTGCACCAGTTCTACTCCGAGGCCAGCACTATGGTTCGTGCCGATGGCAATTCCAGAGCCACCGCCGTCGCAATGCAG CAAATCCATGATCTTGTTATGTCACTTAATCTGACTGGATTTGAAATCAACAAAGCAAATTCCTTGGAATCCTGGAATGGAGGTGTTCTTGTGCTGGTTGAAGGCTACCTTGAAATGAAAACTTTCACTGGGAGGAGGAAATTTGCACAAACATTTTTCCTTGCACCTCAGGAGAGAGGTTTTTTCGTGCTGAATGATATATTTCACTTCGTTGATGAGGAACCGATTCATCAACATCCAGCAGTCTTATTAGCCCAAAACAATCTCAACGCCAAGCTAAGTGCTCCTGCTACAATTCCGCATCCAG TGGCTAACTATTATCTGGGTGAAGAAATTCAGACAAGAGACTTTGTGGCTCCTGCTGTCAAAGAAAATGGACCAGTTGAAAGTTATGGTTTTGCCGAGCAGCAGTTGCAGCAAGTTGTTGAAACTGAGAACTTGTTGGATGATGGTGCTGTAGAACAATCAAATGGTTCACTTCAAAGCACGCCGAATACCGTACAAGATCACCTGCATGCATCTGTTGAGGAACCTATTGGAGAGCCCCAAAAGCAGACCTATGCTTCTATA TTACGCGTTGCTAAAGGACAACCTGTGCCTTCTGTAACTCCCCACCATTCATCTAACAAAAGTGCACCAATGGCTTCAGAGTGGAATCACTATCCTCAGTCCTCTGCTCAGCAGCCCATTTCACCATCGAATACATTTGAAAGGCCTGTAGAAGAGACAGCAGATGAGGTTGCTGCCCCAGAAGATGAAG GCGAAATAAAGTCTGTTTATGTAAGAAACTTGCCGACTACTGTTTCCCCATCTGAAGTTGAGGaggaatttgtgaattttggaaAACTCAAGCAGCCTGAAGGAGTGGTTATTAGGAGTCGCAAG GATGTTGGTGTTTGCTATGCGTTTGTTGAATTTGAAGATATTACCGGTGTGCAGAATGCCGTCAAG gCTGGTAGTGTTCAGATTGCTGGACAACAAGTATACATTGAAGAGCGGAGACCAAACAGCAACATCCCGTCTCGAGTGGGAA GAAGGGGAAGAGGAAGGGGCAGCTACCAAGCAGAGGTACCGAGAGGTCGTTTTGGCTCGCGGGGTTTTCGGAGGGGAGGTGGCTATGATGGAGGTGACCAGGAGTACAGTCGACCGAGGGGAAATGGCTACTATCGGTCAAGTCCTCGACAAGACACAGGGAACTCAGGTTATCAATCATCAAGAAGCGGGCAAAATTCATCAGAGTTCACTAAGTAA